The following DNA comes from Streptomyces globosus.
GCTGCCGAAGATCCTCAGCATGCAGGCCGTGGACGGCAAGCTCGTCGAGAAGTACGACCTGGAGGCCCTCAAGGCCATCTACGGCAACAGCTTCGACGGCGTGCTGATCACCCGCGGCACGGGCGAGAAGACCCCGGTCTCCCCGCAGGACGTCGCCGGGGCCCTCGGCAAGGCCCTGCGCGGCAAGACCGCTGCCGAACGCACCGTCACCATCGACACCAACCCCAACTGACGGCGTCGCCCGCCGCCCGGCACGGACACGGACACCGCCCCCGCCCCGCGAGACCGGGGGCGGGGGCCGCCGCCGTCCGTACGCCGGTCCGCGCCCCGCGGGCGGTCAGTTCAGCAGGGCGCGCGCCGCGCGGGCCTCGGACCGGATCCGCGCCGCGGCCTCGGCGTCCACCGCCTCCACCACCTGCGCGTACGCCTCCAGCTCGGCCGCCCCGGCGGTGAACCGGCCGCGATCCACCAGCAGCTTCGCCCGCTCGTAGCGCAGCGACGCAGGGTGCGAGGGGAGCAGCAGCGACAGCTCCAGCGCCCACAGCGCGACCCCCGACTGCTCGGGCCGCGCGGCCGCCCACGCCCGGATGTTGTTCAGGATCCGCAGCACGATGTCCAGCGTCCGGGCAGGCGTGCGCGGCCCCGCCGCCTGCTCCGCGGGCCCCGTCCCCAGCGAGGCGCCGCCCGCGAACGGGTCCACCACCACGCCCTCCTCCGGGTCGCCGAAGCCCACGACGAAATGCCCCGGCAGCCCGAGCCCGTACACCGGCGCGCCCGCCCGCCGGGCGACCTCCAGCCACACCACGGACAGCAGGATCGGCAGGCCGCGCCGGCGCCGCAGCACCTCGTGCAGCAGCGAGGACGACAGCCTCTCGTAGTCCGCGGGCGTGCCGTGGAAGCCCATCCGGCCGCCGAGCAGCTCCGTCACGGCCGACGCCCACGCCTGCGCCCCGCGCAGCCCGTAGGGCAGCATGCCGGCCAGCCGGTCCAGCTCGATCTGGGCCGCGTCCACCCCCCGCTCGTCCAGCGCCGGGTCGGCCTCGGCCGCCAGCAGCAGGCACAGCACCGCCAGGTCGGGCCGCTCCGCGCGGGCCTCCTCGGCGAACTGCTCCCGGCTCCCCGGGATCACGGCCGGGCCTGCCGGTAGTGGTGGTAGGCGTGGTGCGGGGCGAAGCCCAGGCCGTCGTAGAGCGCGCGGGCCGCGGCGTTGCCGGCCTCGACCTGGAGCCACGCCGCGGAGGCGCCCTCCTCCAGGGCCCGGGCGGCCAGCGAGGCCATCACCGCCGTCGCCAGCCCCTCGCGCCGCCGCTCCGGGGCGACCTCGACGGCCGCGAAGCCGGCCCACCGGCCGTCCACGACCAGGCGGCCGATCGCGGCCCCGGGCACGGTCGCGAACCACACCGACGGCCCGGCCTCCAGCACCCGGCGCGCCGTGTCCGGGTCGCCGACCCGCCCGTAGCGGGAGAGCCACTCCCCGTCCGGAGTCCGGGACAGGCGTACGGCCGCGGTGTCCGCGGCGGTGTCGGCCAGCGGCGCCAGCGCGGCGGTGCGGACCTCCGCCGACACCTCGCGCCGCCAGCCGCGCCGCTCCAGCTCCGCGAGGAGCACCTCCTGGGTGCCCGCGGCCCCCGTCGCCCCCTGCACATAGGGCGGAAGTCCTCGTTCCGCGTACCAGGCCGTCACCCGGGCGAGTGCTTCACCGAGCGGTATCCCCGGGTCGCCGAGCGCCAGGACGGAGTTGGCGCGCCGCGTGAACCCGGCGGCCGCCCGCAGCGTCCACCCGCCCAGCCGCTCGCTCTCCAGCGGCTGCCAGGCCCGCGCGCCGACCCGCGCCAGCTCCTCGAAGGAGGCCGCAGGCCCCCTGCGGCGGGCCGGCGCGGCGGGCACGACCTTGCCCGCCACCAGCGAGGATTCCGCGATGCGGACGGATTCCCCGCTCTTGCGTGTGATCGTGAGCACACCCCGGTCCCAGGATGTGAGAACCCCTACCGTGTCCGTGAACGCGGGCCTGCCGTCCGGCCCCTCGTCCGACCGTCGTACGGAGACTCGTTTACCCACGTCAGCGGGGGTGATACGGATCTCCAGCAGCCCACCGGCAGTGATTTCCACAGCTCTGTCCGCCCCTCCTGTTCGGATCGTGCCCGGGAACGGAGATACTAGGCGTGGGCATCGACGACGCCGCGCTCCCGCGCGATATGGACAGCCCTACCGAGGAGGAACGAGAGCGTGACCTACGTCATCGCGGAGCCTTGTGTCGACGTCAAGGACAAGGCATGCATCGAAGAGTGCCCCGTCGACTGCATCTACGAGGGCCAGCGGTCCTTGTACATCCACCCGGACGAATGCGTCGACTGCGGCGCCTGTGAGCCGGTCTGCCCGGTCGAGGCCATCTTCTACGAGGACGACACTCCGGAGGAGTGGAAGGAGTACTACAAGGCGAACGTCGAGTTCTTCGACGAGCTCGGTTCGCCCGGTGGTGCCTCGAAGCTGGGTCTGATCGAGCGTGATCACCCCTTCATCGCCGCGCTGCCGCCCATGGGCGAAGGCCACTGACGGCTGCCCCCACGCGGGCGGAACGCACCTCGGTCCCGTACGGCCCCGCGCCGCGCGGGACCGAGCCGTTCACCCGCCGCACCGGACCGCACGAGAGAGCAGAGAGCACCGTGGCCGCAGTATCCTCACGCCTTCCCGTCTTCCCGTGGGACAAGCTGGAGCCGTACAAGGCGACGGCCGCGGCGCACCCCGACGGCATCGTCGACCTCTCCGTCGGCACGCCCGTGGACCCGGTGCCCCGGCTGATCCGCGAGGCCCTCGTCGCCGCCGCGGACTCCCCGGGCTACCCCACCGTGTGGGGGACGACCGCCCTGCGCGACGCGATCACCGGCTGGCTGCGCGGCCGCCTCGGCGCGAGCGCCGCCGGCCACCGCAACGTCCTGCCCGTCGTCGGCTCCAAGGAGCTCGTCGCCTGGCTCCCCACGCAGCTCGGCCTGGGCCCCGGCGACAAGGTCGCCTACCCGCGGCTCGCCTACCCCACGTACGAGGTCGGCGCGCGGCTCTGCGGCGCCGAGGCCGTCGTCTACGACGACCCCACCGAGCTCGACCCGGCCGGCCTGAAGCTGCTGTGGCTCAACTCGCCCTCCAACCCGACCGGCGCGGTCATCCCCAAGGACGAGCTCATCCGCATCGTGGCCTGGGCGCGGGAGCACTCCGTCCTGGTCTTCAGCGACGAGTGCTACCTGGAGCTCGGCTGGGAGGCCGAGCCCGTCTCGGTCCTGCACGACGACGTCTGCGGCGGCTCCTACGAGGGCCTCGTCGCCGTCCACTCCCTGTCCAAGCGGTCCAACCTGGCGGGCTACCGGGCGGCGTTCGCCGCCGGCGACGCGGACGTCCTCGGCGAGCTCCTCCAGATCCGCAAGCACGGTGGCATGATGACGCCGGCCCCGGTGCAGGCGGCCACCGTGGCGGCCCTCGGCGACGACGCGCACGTCGCGGAGCAGCGCGGCCGCTACGCCGCCCGGCGCGCGGCGCTGCGGGCGGCCCTGGAGGCGCACGGCTTCCGCGTCGAGCACAGCGAGGCCAGCCTCTACCTGTGGGTGACCCGCGACGAGCCCTGCTGGGACACCGTCGCCCACCTCGCAGACCTGGGCATCCTCGTCGCCCCCGGCGACTTCTACGGCGAGGCGGGCGCCCGGCACGTGCGCGTCGCCTTCACCGCGACGGACGAGCGCGTCGGCGCGGCGGTCAAGCGGCTCGCCTGACGGCGGGCGCGGACAGGCCGAGGGGGCCGGGAGCAGCAAGCGCTCCCGGCCCCCTCGGCGTCCTGCGGGTCCGTCAGCCGGCGAGGCCGTTCAGGGGCAGGGAGCCCAGCGGCAGCGAGTCCGTCGGCAGGGAGCCGGTCGGCAGGGCGTCCGTCGGCAGGCCCTCGGCGGCCGGCAGCCCGCCCAGGAGGGCGCCCGCGGTGTCGGCGACCTGCCCGGGCGCGGCCGGGACGGCCTCGGAGGCGGTGTCCGCGGCCTGCGGCCCGGTGAGGGCGCCCAGCTGCGGCAGGGACGAGTCCAGGCCCGCGGCGCTGGCCGCGCCGGCCGCACCGACCACGGGAGCGGCCCCGGCTGCGAGCAGCAGCGCGGTACGGGCGATCCGGCGGGTCAGGGGGAGGGACATGTTGCTCCTAAGCGGTAGCGGCTGAGTACGCCCGCTACAACCGCCCGCGGGGCGGGGCGGGTTGCGGCGCCCTTCGGTAAAGGATCGGTAACGCATCGTTTAATCGGCTTCCGGGACAAGCCCATTGGATGCCGACCGACCAGCGCTTCCTCGCCCCGGAAGCCGCCCCGGAAGCCGCCCCGCGCCCACCCGCGATCCGCCCCCTGCGGGGGACATCCCGTACGCGCGAGCGGGCGGCCGGGAGCCCCGTCCCCGGCTCAGCCCTTCACGAAGATGCGGACCTGGCCCCGCTGCGCCCCGCGCGTGTCCGCGCCGCCCTTCGCGTCCGCGCCCGCGGGCTGCCAGCGGCCCTTCTTCTCGCCCGCCACCCAGCTGCGGTCCGCGTACGAGACCCGAGCGATGCCCAGCGACGGCGCGTTCGCGATCGCCCAGCCGGCGACGGCCCGGCTGCCGCGCGCCGCCTGCTCCCCGCCGTCCGGCTTCTCCGCCAGCGCGACCTCGGCGTCCGCCGCCTGCGCGCCGCCGGCCGCCGCGGCCGGCTTCTCGGGGAAGGCGTGCAGCCCGCTCCTGCCGAGGATCCGCTCCAGCTCGCCCCGCACCCGCTGCGGATCCCCCGGCGCCGCCGGCGCGGGCCCGCCGCAGGTCAGCTCGCCGGACCCGGCGAACGCAGCCGTCAGCACCGTCGCGTCCGGCTCGTGCTTGGCGTACGCCTGCGGATAACCGCTCAGCTGCACCTTCTGCGCCGCCTCGGTCAGCGGCAGCCGCGAGTACCCCTTCACCTTGACGAGCCGGTCGTAGAAGATCCCCGCCGAGTAGACGGGGTCTTGGATCTGCTCCGGCGTCCCCCAGCCCTGCGAGGGCCGCTGCTGGAACAGCCCGAGCGAATCCCGGTCGCCGTGGTCGAGGTTGCGCAGGGCCGACTCCTGCATCGCCGTCGCCAGCGCGATGGTCACCGCCCGGTCGGGCAGCCCCTTGGCCACCCCGACCGCGGCTATCGTCGCCGCGTTCGCCGCCTGCTCG
Coding sequences within:
- a CDS encoding transglutaminase-like domain-containing protein, with product MIPGSREQFAEEARAERPDLAVLCLLLAAEADPALDERGVDAAQIELDRLAGMLPYGLRGAQAWASAVTELLGGRMGFHGTPADYERLSSSLLHEVLRRRRGLPILLSVVWLEVARRAGAPVYGLGLPGHFVVGFGDPEEGVVVDPFAGGASLGTGPAEQAAGPRTPARTLDIVLRILNNIRAWAAARPEQSGVALWALELSLLLPSHPASLRYERAKLLVDRGRFTAGAAELEAYAQVVEAVDAEAAARIRSEARAARALLN
- a CDS encoding GNAT family N-acetyltransferase, producing MEITAGGLLEIRITPADVGKRVSVRRSDEGPDGRPAFTDTVGVLTSWDRGVLTITRKSGESVRIAESSLVAGKVVPAAPARRRGPAASFEELARVGARAWQPLESERLGGWTLRAAAGFTRRANSVLALGDPGIPLGEALARVTAWYAERGLPPYVQGATGAAGTQEVLLAELERRGWRREVSAEVRTAALAPLADTAADTAAVRLSRTPDGEWLSRYGRVGDPDTARRVLEAGPSVWFATVPGAAIGRLVVDGRWAGFAAVEVAPERRREGLATAVMASLAARALEEGASAAWLQVEAGNAAARALYDGLGFAPHHAYHHYRQARP
- the fdxA gene encoding ferredoxin, with the translated sequence MTYVIAEPCVDVKDKACIEECPVDCIYEGQRSLYIHPDECVDCGACEPVCPVEAIFYEDDTPEEWKEYYKANVEFFDELGSPGGASKLGLIERDHPFIAALPPMGEGH
- the dapC gene encoding succinyldiaminopimelate transaminase, translating into MAAVSSRLPVFPWDKLEPYKATAAAHPDGIVDLSVGTPVDPVPRLIREALVAAADSPGYPTVWGTTALRDAITGWLRGRLGASAAGHRNVLPVVGSKELVAWLPTQLGLGPGDKVAYPRLAYPTYEVGARLCGAEAVVYDDPTELDPAGLKLLWLNSPSNPTGAVIPKDELIRIVAWAREHSVLVFSDECYLELGWEAEPVSVLHDDVCGGSYEGLVAVHSLSKRSNLAGYRAAFAAGDADVLGELLQIRKHGGMMTPAPVQAATVAALGDDAHVAEQRGRYAARRAALRAALEAHGFRVEHSEASLYLWVTRDEPCWDTVAHLADLGILVAPGDFYGEAGARHVRVAFTATDERVGAAVKRLA
- a CDS encoding ATP-binding protein, which produces MSLPLTRRIARTALLLAAGAAPVVGAAGAASAAGLDSSLPQLGALTGPQAADTASEAVPAAPGQVADTAGALLGGLPAAEGLPTDALPTGSLPTDSLPLGSLPLNGLAG